Proteins found in one Salvia splendens isolate huo1 chromosome 10, SspV2, whole genome shotgun sequence genomic segment:
- the LOC121753368 gene encoding uncharacterized protein LOC121753368 isoform X1, producing MVSRGIACVDCTIKCERSHGKQPRIIDRFFKIMFGKDCSQFLYLPPGSANIMKHLTNKETQIVDVNGQKWSVSLSLVKGSLAFKRGWQKFFRDHGLKAGELLVFEYYGESDFIVHIYGTSARERTNFNYNMARRGKTRGREPGTASEDESCDIVGVNNMARRGKKRGRNSGTTSEDESCDIVGVNTSNESISISGDEFQNRKAKHVVKSAGLGVSELLPIPVDAEDPICMINKSDWYHEQNRNSLYDLSFEMEYKTSDAKECERAVITTLDHHTETEQHDANLDNASVPKLSPSYNQVLELTNPAQAEQTKTNAENAQVAVNEENLITSKSGELSSDKLVKALHAKTALSHTENGNEIEKVDDTQIASHSHQEGGQSGGAFKNKFYEKTSDNRKMKKGELDNVCSFQDVIPVALDKAQPISKSPFVNIAKSEHASVSSSTVKNPLGLHATTITKGIKMEDKDNVFPQLPSDGKEPPMTWNEPQMISPVVVKAEPDLPYETGQLDTTNPFLSPFTADIESKLYLELPVAITLPRGRWRTQPRFHSRMVQMIVYLRDSVRRIWPVVYCEYVGGRALTVNWTNFCELNNIKPGDNCRFEVEDSSLFVFRVDVTHGSG from the exons atggtttcAAGAGGCATAGCATGTGTTGACTGCACCATCAAATGCGAGAGATCTCACGGGAAGCAGCCAAGAATTATCGACCGATTCTTTAAAATCATGTTCGGCAAAGACTGCTCACAATTTCTG TACTTGCCTCCGGGGTCTGCAAATATAATGAAGCACTTGACTAATAAGGAAACTCAAATTGTGGATGTAAATGGCCAGAAATGGTCTGTATCACTTTCCCTTGTCAAAGGCTCCCTTGCATTTAAAAGGGGTTGGCAAAAGTTTTTTCGAGACCACGGTCTTAAAGCTGGAGAACTCTTGGTATTTGAGTACTATGGGGAAAGTGATTTTATTGTTCACATCTATGGAACAAGCGCCCGTGAGAGAACAAACTTCAATTATAACATGGCTCGCCGGGGCAAAACACGTGGAAGAGAACCTGGAACAGCTTCAGAAGATGAATCATGTGATATAGTTGGTGTAAATAACATGGCTCGCCGGGGCAAAAAACGTGGAAGAAACTCTGGAACAACTTCAGAAGATGAATCATGTGATATAGTTGGTGTAAATACGAGCAATgaatccatctcgatatctggaGATGAATTTCAAAACCGTAAAGCCAAGCATGTGGTTAAAAGTGCTGGCTTGGGGGTTTCAGAACTTCTTCCGATACCTGTGGATGCTGAGGATCCAATTTGTATGATCAACAAAAGTGATTGGTATCACGAACAAAATAGGAATTCCTTATATGACTTAAGCTTTGAGATGGAATACAAAACTTCAGATGCAAAGGAATGTGAGAGAGCTGTAATCACAACGTTAGACCATCATACTGAAACTGAACAGCATGATGCCAACTTAGATAATGCATCAGTCCCAAAATTATCCCCGTCTTATAATCAGGTTCTGGAACTGACCAACCCAGCTCAAGCGGAGCAGACTAAGACAAATGCAGAGAATGCTCAAGTGGCTGTGAACGAGGAAAATCTTATCACAAGTAAAAGTGGTGAACTTTCTAGTGACAAGTTGGTGAAAGCTTTGCATGCAAAAACAGCCCTTTCTCatactgaaaatggaaatgagaTTGAAAAGGTGGATGACACTCAAATAGCTTCGCATTCACATCAAGAGGGTGGCCAGTCTGGTGGTGCTTTCAAGAACAAGTTTTATGAGAAGACTTCCGATAACAGAAAAATGAAGAAGGGCGAGTTGGATAATGTTTGCAGTTTCCAAGATG TGATACCTGTTGCACTAGACAAAGCACAACCCATAAGCAAATCTCCTTTCGTAAACATTGCAAAAAGCGAACATGCTTCCGTCTCCAGTTCAACTGTCAAAAATCCATTAG GACTACATGCTACTACTATTACGAAAGGAATCAAGATGGAAGACAAAGACAATGTGTTTCCTCAATTACCAAGTGATG GAAAGGAGCCACCAATGACGTGGAACGAACCCCAGATGATTTCTCCAGTAGTAGTAAAAGCTGAACCTGATCTGCCGTATGAAACAGGCCAATTGGATACTACCAATCCCTTTTTATCGCCATTTACAGCTGATATAGAGAGCAAACTATACCTG GAGCTGCCGGTAGCAATTACATTACCTCGAGGAAGATGGAGGACTCAGCCGAGATTTCATTCAAGGATGGTCCAGATGATTGTATATCTGAGAGACTCGGTACGAAGGATATGGCCAGTTGTCTACTGTGAATATGTTGGTGGTAGAGCATTAACTGTTAACTGGACTAACTTCTGCGAGCTAAACAACATTAAGCCTGGGGACAACTGCCGGTTTGAAGTTGAAGATAGTTCATTGTTTGTCTTTAGAGTCGACGTGACACATGGATCTGGTTGA
- the LOC121753368 gene encoding uncharacterized protein LOC121753368 isoform X3: MKHLTNKETQIVDVNGQKWSVSLSLVKGSLAFKRGWQKFFRDHGLKAGELLVFEYYGESDFIVHIYGTSARERTNFNYNMARRGKTRGREPGTASEDESCDIVGVNNMARRGKKRGRNSGTTSEDESCDIVGVNTSNESISISGDEFQNRKAKHVVKSAGLGVSELLPIPVDAEDPICMINKSDWYHEQNRNSLYDLSFEMEYKTSDAKECERAVITTLDHHTETEQHDANLDNASVPKLSPSYNQVLELTNPAQAEQTKTNAENAQVAVNEENLITSKSGELSSDKLVKALHAKTALSHTENGNEIEKVDDTQIASHSHQEGGQSGGAFKNKFYEKTSDNRKMKKGELDNVCSFQDVIPVALDKAQPISKSPFVNIAKSEHASVSSSTVKNPLGLHATTITKGIKMEDKDNVFPQLPSDGKEPPMTWNEPQMISPVVVKAEPDLPYETGQLDTTNPFLSPFTADIESKLYLELPVAITLPRGRWRTQPRFHSRMVQMIVYLRDSVRRIWPVVYCEYVGGRALTVNWTNFCELNNIKPGDNCRFEVEDSSLFVFRVDVTHGSG; the protein is encoded by the exons ATGAAGCACTTGACTAATAAGGAAACTCAAATTGTGGATGTAAATGGCCAGAAATGGTCTGTATCACTTTCCCTTGTCAAAGGCTCCCTTGCATTTAAAAGGGGTTGGCAAAAGTTTTTTCGAGACCACGGTCTTAAAGCTGGAGAACTCTTGGTATTTGAGTACTATGGGGAAAGTGATTTTATTGTTCACATCTATGGAACAAGCGCCCGTGAGAGAACAAACTTCAATTATAACATGGCTCGCCGGGGCAAAACACGTGGAAGAGAACCTGGAACAGCTTCAGAAGATGAATCATGTGATATAGTTGGTGTAAATAACATGGCTCGCCGGGGCAAAAAACGTGGAAGAAACTCTGGAACAACTTCAGAAGATGAATCATGTGATATAGTTGGTGTAAATACGAGCAATgaatccatctcgatatctggaGATGAATTTCAAAACCGTAAAGCCAAGCATGTGGTTAAAAGTGCTGGCTTGGGGGTTTCAGAACTTCTTCCGATACCTGTGGATGCTGAGGATCCAATTTGTATGATCAACAAAAGTGATTGGTATCACGAACAAAATAGGAATTCCTTATATGACTTAAGCTTTGAGATGGAATACAAAACTTCAGATGCAAAGGAATGTGAGAGAGCTGTAATCACAACGTTAGACCATCATACTGAAACTGAACAGCATGATGCCAACTTAGATAATGCATCAGTCCCAAAATTATCCCCGTCTTATAATCAGGTTCTGGAACTGACCAACCCAGCTCAAGCGGAGCAGACTAAGACAAATGCAGAGAATGCTCAAGTGGCTGTGAACGAGGAAAATCTTATCACAAGTAAAAGTGGTGAACTTTCTAGTGACAAGTTGGTGAAAGCTTTGCATGCAAAAACAGCCCTTTCTCatactgaaaatggaaatgagaTTGAAAAGGTGGATGACACTCAAATAGCTTCGCATTCACATCAAGAGGGTGGCCAGTCTGGTGGTGCTTTCAAGAACAAGTTTTATGAGAAGACTTCCGATAACAGAAAAATGAAGAAGGGCGAGTTGGATAATGTTTGCAGTTTCCAAGATG TGATACCTGTTGCACTAGACAAAGCACAACCCATAAGCAAATCTCCTTTCGTAAACATTGCAAAAAGCGAACATGCTTCCGTCTCCAGTTCAACTGTCAAAAATCCATTAG GACTACATGCTACTACTATTACGAAAGGAATCAAGATGGAAGACAAAGACAATGTGTTTCCTCAATTACCAAGTGATG GAAAGGAGCCACCAATGACGTGGAACGAACCCCAGATGATTTCTCCAGTAGTAGTAAAAGCTGAACCTGATCTGCCGTATGAAACAGGCCAATTGGATACTACCAATCCCTTTTTATCGCCATTTACAGCTGATATAGAGAGCAAACTATACCTG GAGCTGCCGGTAGCAATTACATTACCTCGAGGAAGATGGAGGACTCAGCCGAGATTTCATTCAAGGATGGTCCAGATGATTGTATATCTGAGAGACTCGGTACGAAGGATATGGCCAGTTGTCTACTGTGAATATGTTGGTGGTAGAGCATTAACTGTTAACTGGACTAACTTCTGCGAGCTAAACAACATTAAGCCTGGGGACAACTGCCGGTTTGAAGTTGAAGATAGTTCATTGTTTGTCTTTAGAGTCGACGTGACACATGGATCTGGTTGA
- the LOC121753368 gene encoding uncharacterized protein LOC121753368 isoform X2 codes for MVSRGIACVDCTIKCERSHGKQPRIIDRFFKIMFGKDCSQFLYLPPGSANIMKHLTNKETQIVDVNGQKWSVSLSLVKGSLAFKRGWQKFFRDHGLKAGELLVFEYYGESDFIVHIYGTSARERTNFNYNMARRGKTRGREPGTASEDESCDIVGVNNMARRGKKRGRNSGTTSEDESCDIVGVNTSNESISISGDEFQNRKAKHVVKSAGLGVSELLPIPVDAEDPICMINKSDWYHEQNRNSLYDLSFEMEYKTSDAKECERAVITTLDHHTETEQHDANLDNASVPKLSPSYNQVLELTNPAQAEQTKTNAENAQVAVNEENLITSKSGELSSDKLVKALHAKTALSHTENGNEIEKVDDTQIASHSHQEGGQSGGAFKNKFYEKTSDNRKMKKGELDNVCSFQDDKAQPISKSPFVNIAKSEHASVSSSTVKNPLGLHATTITKGIKMEDKDNVFPQLPSDGKEPPMTWNEPQMISPVVVKAEPDLPYETGQLDTTNPFLSPFTADIESKLYLELPVAITLPRGRWRTQPRFHSRMVQMIVYLRDSVRRIWPVVYCEYVGGRALTVNWTNFCELNNIKPGDNCRFEVEDSSLFVFRVDVTHGSG; via the exons atggtttcAAGAGGCATAGCATGTGTTGACTGCACCATCAAATGCGAGAGATCTCACGGGAAGCAGCCAAGAATTATCGACCGATTCTTTAAAATCATGTTCGGCAAAGACTGCTCACAATTTCTG TACTTGCCTCCGGGGTCTGCAAATATAATGAAGCACTTGACTAATAAGGAAACTCAAATTGTGGATGTAAATGGCCAGAAATGGTCTGTATCACTTTCCCTTGTCAAAGGCTCCCTTGCATTTAAAAGGGGTTGGCAAAAGTTTTTTCGAGACCACGGTCTTAAAGCTGGAGAACTCTTGGTATTTGAGTACTATGGGGAAAGTGATTTTATTGTTCACATCTATGGAACAAGCGCCCGTGAGAGAACAAACTTCAATTATAACATGGCTCGCCGGGGCAAAACACGTGGAAGAGAACCTGGAACAGCTTCAGAAGATGAATCATGTGATATAGTTGGTGTAAATAACATGGCTCGCCGGGGCAAAAAACGTGGAAGAAACTCTGGAACAACTTCAGAAGATGAATCATGTGATATAGTTGGTGTAAATACGAGCAATgaatccatctcgatatctggaGATGAATTTCAAAACCGTAAAGCCAAGCATGTGGTTAAAAGTGCTGGCTTGGGGGTTTCAGAACTTCTTCCGATACCTGTGGATGCTGAGGATCCAATTTGTATGATCAACAAAAGTGATTGGTATCACGAACAAAATAGGAATTCCTTATATGACTTAAGCTTTGAGATGGAATACAAAACTTCAGATGCAAAGGAATGTGAGAGAGCTGTAATCACAACGTTAGACCATCATACTGAAACTGAACAGCATGATGCCAACTTAGATAATGCATCAGTCCCAAAATTATCCCCGTCTTATAATCAGGTTCTGGAACTGACCAACCCAGCTCAAGCGGAGCAGACTAAGACAAATGCAGAGAATGCTCAAGTGGCTGTGAACGAGGAAAATCTTATCACAAGTAAAAGTGGTGAACTTTCTAGTGACAAGTTGGTGAAAGCTTTGCATGCAAAAACAGCCCTTTCTCatactgaaaatggaaatgagaTTGAAAAGGTGGATGACACTCAAATAGCTTCGCATTCACATCAAGAGGGTGGCCAGTCTGGTGGTGCTTTCAAGAACAAGTTTTATGAGAAGACTTCCGATAACAGAAAAATGAAGAAGGGCGAGTTGGATAATGTTTGCAGTTTCCAAGATG ACAAAGCACAACCCATAAGCAAATCTCCTTTCGTAAACATTGCAAAAAGCGAACATGCTTCCGTCTCCAGTTCAACTGTCAAAAATCCATTAG GACTACATGCTACTACTATTACGAAAGGAATCAAGATGGAAGACAAAGACAATGTGTTTCCTCAATTACCAAGTGATG GAAAGGAGCCACCAATGACGTGGAACGAACCCCAGATGATTTCTCCAGTAGTAGTAAAAGCTGAACCTGATCTGCCGTATGAAACAGGCCAATTGGATACTACCAATCCCTTTTTATCGCCATTTACAGCTGATATAGAGAGCAAACTATACCTG GAGCTGCCGGTAGCAATTACATTACCTCGAGGAAGATGGAGGACTCAGCCGAGATTTCATTCAAGGATGGTCCAGATGATTGTATATCTGAGAGACTCGGTACGAAGGATATGGCCAGTTGTCTACTGTGAATATGTTGGTGGTAGAGCATTAACTGTTAACTGGACTAACTTCTGCGAGCTAAACAACATTAAGCCTGGGGACAACTGCCGGTTTGAAGTTGAAGATAGTTCATTGTTTGTCTTTAGAGTCGACGTGACACATGGATCTGGTTGA